One segment of Syngnathus scovelli strain Florida chromosome 6, RoL_Ssco_1.2, whole genome shotgun sequence DNA contains the following:
- the nudt4a gene encoding nudix (nucleoside diphosphate linked moiety X)-type motif 4a has protein sequence MMKFKTNKTRTYDGEGFKRRAACLCFSSESEDEVLLVSSSRYPDQWIVPGGGVEPEEEPYGAAVREVHEEAGVKARLGRLLGIFEDRKHRTHVYILIVTEMLEDWEDSVNIGRKRKWFKVDDAIRVLQSHRPVHAEYLHRFKNTRNSTCSPLCHPSNGNAPGSQVMDSNTPSSLRC, from the exons ATGATGAAGTTTAAGACCAACAAGACCAGGACGTACGACGGCGAAGGGTTCAAAAGACGAGCAGCTTGTTTGTGTTTCAGCAGCGAATCCGAAGATGAG GTGCTACTGGTGAGCAGCAGCCGATACCCGGACCAATGGATTGTGCCAGGGGGAGGAGTGGAGCCTGAGGAGGAACCCTATGGAGCTGCTGTCAGAGAAGTTCATGAGGAG GCTGGGGTCAAGGCAAGGCTTGGCAGACTTCTGGGAATTTTTGAG GACAGAAAGCACAGGACACACGTCTATATCCTCATTGTCACGGAGATGCTGGAGGACTGGGAGGACTCCGTCAACATAG GAAGGAAACGTAAGTGGTTCAAAGTTGATGACGCCATCAGGGTACTGCAGAGCCACAGACCTGTCCATGCCGAATACCTGCACAGATTCAAGAACACCCGTAACTCCACCTGCAGCCCACTGTGTCACCCAAGTAACGGCAACGCACCGGGCTCCCAAGTGATGGACAGCAACACTCCTTCCTCACTACGTTGTTAG
- the ube2na gene encoding ubiquitin-conjugating enzyme E2Na, with translation MTGLPRRIIKETQRLFAEPVPGIQAEPDESNARYFHVVISGPQDSPFEGGTFKLELFLPEEYPMAAPKVRFMTKIYHPNVDKLGRICLDILKDKWSPALQIRTVLLSIQALLSAPNPDDPLANDVAEKWKTNEAEAIETAKSWTRLYAGNK, from the exons ATGACAGGACTGCCCCGCAGGATTATAAAG GAAACGCAGCGCTTGTTTGCAGAGCCTGTGCCAGGTATCCAGGCAGAGCCGGATGAGAGCAACGCTCGCTACTTTCACGTGGTCATATCTGGACCACAGGACTCACCTTTTGAGGGGGGTACATTCAAACTTGAACTCTTTTTACCGGAGGAATATCCCATGGCAGCACCTAAAGTTCGCTTCATGACTAAAATATATCATCCCAATGTAGACAAGCTGGGAAGAATATGTTTAGACATTCTGAAAG ATAAATGGTCACCAGCTCTGCAGATTCGCACGGTGCTCCTGTCCATCCAGGCATTACTCAGTGCACCAAACCCTGATGATCCCTTAGCAAATGACGTTGCCGAGAAATGGAAGACCAATGAAGCTGAAGCTATAGAGACGG CCAAGTCATGGACCAGACTTTACGCTGGAAACAAATGA